In Telopea speciosissima isolate NSW1024214 ecotype Mountain lineage chromosome 10, Tspe_v1, whole genome shotgun sequence, the DNA window ATGATTGCGGGTTATGTACAGAATGGTTTTTATAAGGAGGGACTGTGTGTTTTTAGGAGAATGGTCGCTTCTGGGATTCAACCCAATGCGGTTACCCTTGTCAGTATTCTTCCTGCTTGTGCAGGGTTGGAAACCTTGAATTTAGGAAAATTGATTCACGGTTATGGGATTAAATTGGGTGTGGATTCTGATATCTCATTGGTGAATTCTTTGATTGCCTTATATGGTAAGTGTAGAAACATCAAGATAGCTCGGTCATTGTTTGATCAGATGGTGACCAGGAACTCGGTATCATGGAATGCCATGATTGCTGCATACGAACAAAGTGATGCTGGTGGGAAAGCAATTAAGCTCTTCTGCAGGATGCAAAATGAGAGGTTGGAATTTGATTACATCACGTTGGTCAGTGTGATTTCCGCTTGTGCTAGTTTGGGAGCATTGAACACGGGACGATGGGTACATGAACTTGTCTCTAGAAAAGGACTTGAAACTAATGCTTCAATAGCAAATGCGCTTATAGACATGTATGCCAAATGTGGAAGCATAGATTTAGCCAAAAATGTTTTTGAGATATTGCCACAAAGAAGTGTTATATCTTGGACTGCCTTGATTGGGGCTTGTGCAGCTCATGGGCATGGAGTATATGCGTTGGAGCTCTTCCAAAAAATGCAAGAGGAGGGGGTGAAACCAAATACATTCACTTTCACTGCTGTCTTAACTGCTTGTAGGCATTCCGGTCTTgtagaagaagggagaaggtaTTTTGACAGCATGAGCAGAGACTACTCTATAATGCCTGGTGTAGAGCATTGCTCATGTATTGTAGATCTTCTTGGTCGAGCTGGTCGGCTAATAGAAGCTTATGAATTCATCAAGATGATGCCAGTGGAACCAGATGTTGGTGTCTGGGGGGCTTTGCTTGGTGCTTGCAGAATCCATTGGAACCTTGAGCTGGCTGAGCGTGTTGCTATGCATCTGTTCCAATTAGA includes these proteins:
- the LOC122642290 gene encoding pentatricopeptide repeat-containing protein At1g11290, chloroplastic-like, translating into MLMNFLRRLQLVWSIHSIPSFFSTNYHSLPYNYLLNSCSSLTDLKRIHARILADGYSQNLVVVTKLITLASNVAPSMAYARKLFDGVSERDVFMWNTLIRGYTDLGPCEEALILYKDMHSSGFLPDHYTFPFVIRSCAVLSALQDGKEVHCNIIKNGFDLDVFVQSSLVTMYSQSGETLNAELIFEEMALRNIVSWTAMIAGYVQNGFYKEGLCVFRRMVASGIQPNAVTLVSILPACAGLETLNLGKLIHGYGIKLGVDSDISLVNSLIALYGKCRNIKIARSLFDQMVTRNSVSWNAMIAAYEQSDAGGKAIKLFCRMQNERLEFDYITLVSVISACASLGALNTGRWVHELVSRKGLETNASIANALIDMYAKCGSIDLAKNVFEILPQRSVISWTALIGACAAHGHGVYALELFQKMQEEGVKPNTFTFTAVLTACRHSGLVEEGRRYFDSMSRDYSIMPGVEHCSCIVDLLGRAGRLIEAYEFIKMMPVEPDVGVWGALLGACRIHWNLELAERVAMHLFQLDPQTVTYYVLMSNIYAEAGRWEDVARMRLLMKERELKKIPGCSFVEINRRFHTFLSGPKSRTS